One window of the Pseudomonadota bacterium genome contains the following:
- a CDS encoding RT0821/Lpp0805 family surface protein, protein MMKSYSKSQLIAVLAIAAMGCGCTTGGTKQTAGTLLGGVGGGVLGSTIGKGKGKTAATIAGALIGGYVGGTIGKGLDDTDRMMANRTAQQTFEHAPDGQASSWNNPNSGNSGSMIVNKTYVPPQGTPCREYTTTVMVGGKREQAYGRACRQADGSWKIMSEGTA, encoded by the coding sequence ATGATGAAATCATATTCAAAAAGTCAATTGATTGCAGTGCTAGCCATTGCTGCCATGGGATGCGGTTGCACCACAGGTGGCACCAAACAAACCGCAGGAACCCTGCTAGGTGGTGTTGGCGGCGGTGTTTTAGGCTCCACAATCGGTAAAGGTAAAGGCAAGACGGCTGCAACCATTGCAGGCGCGCTTATTGGTGGCTACGTTGGTGGCACCATTGGTAAGGGCTTGGATGATACCGATCGTATGATGGCCAACCGTACAGCTCAGCAAACCTTTGAGCATGCCCCTGACGGTCAAGCCAGCTCTTGGAACAATCCAAACTCTGGAAACTCTGGATCTATGATCGTCAACAAGACATACGTTCCTCCACAAGGTACTCCTTGCCGTGAATACACCACAACTGTCATGGTCGGCGGAAAACGCGAGCAAGCTTACGGAAGAGCCTGCCGCCAGGCGGACGGTTCTTGGAAGATTATGTCTGAAGGCACTGCTTAG